The segment GGATCAGAGGCCCGGTCAGCGGCTCCTTGGCAGCCTTCGTCTCAGCTGCCCCCTGCCGGCGATGGCCGCTCGAGTGAGCGGCTCAGTGCTGAAAGAGTCCGTCAGTTCATGGCGGGCTATCGTGCTCTGCATCCCAGCGAAGACCATCTGCTAACGCCGGGTGGTGCTACAGCAGCAGACGCGACTCGGGACATTTCTCAGGATCCAGCCGCGATCGCGAGTGCCGAGCGTGAAGCGAGGCGTGTCCCGCGGGTGACGTTGGGTGAGGCAGCGAGTGGCGTTGCTGAAGTCGCTGCTGCATGGCAGGTCGAGGTTCAGTCAGCGGTCAGTGCTGATGATGGTATTAGCGCCAACGTGACCACTGGCTCGGCCCCGCAAGTGGTCATGCGTGGCTTGCCGCCGCAAACCGCCGATGATGATACCCCACCGTTGGGTTATGCGGTGGCGCAGCTACACGGTGTTTATATTCTGTCGCAGACCTCGCGCGGACTGGTAATGGTTGACATGCATGCCGCACACGAGCGCATCACCTATGAGCGCATGAAGCAGCATGTGCATGGGGGTGGCCATCTTGAAGCACAGCCGCTGCTGGTACCGGTATCGCTGGCAGTCAGTTCGCGTGAGATGGGCACCTTTGAGCGTGAGCCGGAGGCCTTTACTCGTCTTGGCGTTGAGCTGGATGCGGCTGGCCCTGAAACGCTATTGGTTCGTCAGGTGCCGGTCGTGCTTGGCAATGCCGATGTCGAGCCACTGGTGCGCGGCATGTTGGAAGATCTCGAGCGTTATGGGCGCAGTGATCGCATGGAAGCGCACATGAATGAGCTGATGGCCGACATGGCCTGTCGCGGCAGTGTGCGAGCCAATCGTCGCCTGACAATTCCCGAGATGAACGCCCTGCTGCGTGATATGGAGCGTACCGAGCGCTCCGGGCAGTGCAATCACGGTCGCCCTACCTGGACAGAGCTCTCCATGAGCGAGTTGGATAAATTATTCTTGCGCGGTCAGTAGTCGATCACCCACGAATCGTCAGCGGTTCACCCCCGATTCACCTCTTAACTCCGACAATAGGCCATGACCCAGATTCAGCTCTCTGATACTTCATCCAATAGCATGCTTGCTGAAGCTGATAAGCCACCGGTGGTATTGCTGATGGGGCCGACTGCCTCTGGCAAGACCGACCTTGCGATTCGCTGGTACGAGGAACAGGGCGCGGAGTTGGTCAGCGTCGATTCAGCACTGATCTATCGCGGCATGGACATCGGCACGGCCAAGCCAACAGCGGCAGAGCTGACGCGAGCGCCACACCGGTTGATCGATTTTCTTGATCCGCTGGAAAGTTATTCTGCGGCCGAGTTTCGTCACGATGCGCTTGTACACATTGCTGAAATACAGTCACGGGGGAAGCTGCCGCTGCTAGTCGGTGGCACGATGATGTACTTCAAGCGCTTGCTGGAAGGTGTGGCGGACTTGCCTGCAGCAGACCCTGCGCTGCGAGCAATCCTCGAGTCACGTATTCAGACAGAGGGGCTTGAGGTGTTGCACCGTGAGCTGGGGCAACTTGATCCGGCGTCTGCGCAGCGCATTCGTCCCAGCGATCCACAGCGCCTGACACGTGCGCTGGAGGTGTGCTTGCTTAGCGGTCGCCCCATGAGCGAGCTGTTGGCGGAGCAGCCGAAAGCTGAGCTTCCGTTCCGGCCGGTACCGATCGCACTGGCGCCCCACGATAGAGCCGTGTTACATGAACGTATCGAGAGGCGTTTTGATCAGATGTTGGAACAGGGCTTCATTGCCGAGGTCGAAGCGCTGAAGGCACGCTCGGAGCTACATGCCGGACTGCCGTCGATTCGCTGTGTAGGGTACCGTCAGGTG is part of the Cobetia sp. L2A1 genome and harbors:
- the miaA gene encoding tRNA (adenosine(37)-N6)-dimethylallyltransferase MiaA — encoded protein: MTQIQLSDTSSNSMLAEADKPPVVLLMGPTASGKTDLAIRWYEEQGAELVSVDSALIYRGMDIGTAKPTAAELTRAPHRLIDFLDPLESYSAAEFRHDALVHIAEIQSRGKLPLLVGGTMMYFKRLLEGVADLPAADPALRAILESRIQTEGLEVLHRELGQLDPASAQRIRPSDPQRLTRALEVCLLSGRPMSELLAEQPKAELPFRPVPIALAPHDRAVLHERIERRFDQMLEQGFIAEVEALKARSELHAGLPSIRCVGYRQVWDYLEGRLSRDEMRERGIIATRQLAKRQLTWLRSWKGVHQVDSMGVNPYSETLKIVRQTST